CAAGTCGTGGTGAGCGCAGGCGCCTACCGCACGCCCCACTTGTTGCAGTTGTCGGGCATCGGGCCGGCTGACCATTTGCGCGGCGTCGGGATCACTCCGGTCGTCGACAGTCCAGGTGTCGGCCAAGGTCTGACCGACCACCCGCACGCCTGGGCGATCTGGTCTCTCCCGCCCGGTCGTGTCGGACTGTCGGACGCATCGAATCCGAAATGGTTGCTGCAGTGGGTATTTGGCCGACGGGGCAAGTTCGCCAACAGCATCGTAGAGGCGGTCGCGCATATCCGGTCGACCGCTGACCTACCCGCGTGCGACTTCCAGCTGATGACCTGCCTCGCCGATCCCCTGGCTGATCCAAAGGCAAAGCTCAAGCCTGCGTTGGCAATTGGGCACTCCTACTGGACGCCCAAGAGTCGCGGCACCGTTTTGATCCGCTCATCGGATCCAGCGACTCCGCCGGCCATCCGGATGAACCTGCTCACCGAGCGCGGGGATGTCGATGCACTCGTCCGGGCTGTGCTGCGGACGCGCGAAATCATGAGCACCGAGCCGATCGTTTCCGCCCTCGGACGCGAGATCCTTCCGGGACCCGGGTCGGATATAGAGGAGCGGATCCGGCAAACCGCCATGACGACCTACCACCCGTCGTGCACGGTCGCGATGGGCAATCAACCGGACAGCCCCCTCGATGCGCATCTCCGTGTCCGCGGCGTCGACAATCTTCGCGTCGCCGACGCGTCGGCGCTGCCTCGGATTCCCCGCGCTAACACCAACGCTGCGTCGATCATGATCGGCGGGCGCTGTGCGGACTTCCTGCTCGCCGCGTCTCCTGCTGACCCATCGGTGCCGGCCCACGGCTGAGGGCTGCCTGCCGGCATCTTGCGCGCTGCGCCGCTGCGTTCATCAGAATGTTGCCGAATGTCTCAGTTAACGCGTCGCTTGCGCGCAACAATATGTGGTTTGAGTGACTGTCGTGCTCATCAGGTTTTCGGGGGCCTGGGAGGTATCGGATGTCGTGGGTAAGTGTCGTGCCGGACGTGGTGGATGCCTCGGCGTGGCGGTTGGCCGGTGTTGGTGCCGGGCTGGGTGGCGCGAATGCCGTTGCGGCAGCATCGACTACGCGCGTAGCCGTCGCCGCGTTCGATGAGGTGTCGGCTGCCATCGCGGCGCTGTTCTCGTCGCACGGTCAGCAGTTCCAGGTGTTCAATGCGCAGGCGGCCGCCTGGCACTCCCGGTTCGTGCAGACGCTGACCGAAGCGAGCAGTAGGTACGCCGCCGCCGAGGCGGGCAGCGCGGCGACGTTGCAGACCCTCGAGCAGGACCTGCTGACCATCATCAACGCGCCTACCAACGCCCTGCTCGGCCGGCCGCTGATCGGCCCCGGCGCCGACGGCACGACCAACGCGCAAGGGATCGGAACGCCCGGCGGGGCGGGCGGCATCCTGATCGGCAGCGGCGGAAACGGCGGGAACAGCACCGCTGCAGGTGCATCCGGCGGTGCCGGCGGAGCGGCCGGACTGATCGGCACCGGCGGCGCGGGCGGGACGGGCGGCTGGGGCGCGCCCGGCGGGGCTGGTGGCACTGGCGGTCTGCTGTACGGCAACGGCGGATGGGGCGGTGCCGGCGGACCGGTCGGCATCGGTGGTGCCGGCGGCAGCGCCTTCGTGTGGGGAAGCGGCGGCGGCGGTGGTGCCGGCGGAGAACTCGCGGCCGGCGGAGTCGGGGGCAACGGCGGCTACCTGATCGGCACCGGCGGCAGCGGCGGTGCCGGCGGCGTCCTCGGCGCCGGTGGTCTCGGCGGGAAAGCGGGCCTGGTTGGAACTGCGGGCGCTCAGGGAGCCGCGGGCGGCCAGCCCACCGTCGCGCTGACCTACACCTCCGCCAACAACTACTCGACCATCAATCTGTCGGTGGGTGGTGGACCGGCAATCGTCACCGAGGTGGACACCGGGTCCGGCGGTCTCATCATCCCGATCACCGAACTCAGTGCGCAGACCCTGCAGAACCTCGGTCCCTCCATCGGCACCGGCTCCGTCGACTACGGCGGCACGCAGATCAACCACTACACCGTGTACAAGACCCCGGTGGACTTCGGCAACGGGATGCTCACCCAGCCGACCACCATGGGTGTCATTACCGCGGTGGAGGAGTACACGAACGGCCACTGGGTCCCGGTGGCCCAATCCGACTGGTCCAAACCGCAATACGCGATCAGCGCCAACATGGGCGTCGGCGTCGGTGGGGCGGTCGATCAGCGCCTCGGCAGCCCGCTGCTTGACCTGCCGGGTGTTCTCAACCAGGGCTTCCTGATGAATGAACCGGCGGGACAGCTCCAGTTCGGTCCGAACCCGCTGACTCCGGTCAGCTCCGTTTCCGGCGGCTGGTATTCCACCGCCCTGGGGCTGCAGATCAGCTACAACGGAGTCACCTCGAATATCACGCCGATCCTCTACCAAGGCGAGGGTTACGCGGTCATCGACTCCGGCGGGCTCGGCGGCAACTACCCGCACTACACGCTGCCCTCGACCCTGTCCCAATTGACCGTCGGCGACAATCTGCCTGTGGGAACGACGA
This genomic stretch from Mycobacterium paragordonae harbors:
- a CDS encoding PecA family PE domain-processing aspartic protease, which gives rise to MSWVSVVPDVVDASAWRLAGVGAGLGGANAVAAASTTRVAVAAFDEVSAAIAALFSSHGQQFQVFNAQAAAWHSRFVQTLTEASSRYAAAEAGSAATLQTLEQDLLTIINAPTNALLGRPLIGPGADGTTNAQGIGTPGGAGGILIGSGGNGGNSTAAGASGGAGGAAGLIGTGGAGGTGGWGAPGGAGGTGGLLYGNGGWGGAGGPVGIGGAGGSAFVWGSGGGGGAGGELAAGGVGGNGGYLIGTGGSGGAGGVLGAGGLGGKAGLVGTAGAQGAAGGQPTVALTYTSANNYSTINLSVGGGPAIVTEVDTGSGGLIIPITELSAQTLQNLGPSIGTGSVDYGGTQINHYTVYKTPVDFGNGMLTQPTTMGVITAVEEYTNGHWVPVAQSDWSKPQYAISANMGVGVGGAVDQRLGSPLLDLPGVLNQGFLMNEPAGQLQFGPNPLTPVSSVSGGWYSTALGLQISYNGVTSNITPILYQGEGYAVIDSGGLGGNYPHYTLPSTLSQLTVGDNLPVGTTISVYATDTQTLLYTETVTDTMKALGNQPYISAESDGANTGYYPFLQGPIYFSYSPTGLGTAIWDYPA
- a CDS encoding GMC family oxidoreductase; translation: MAAYDYIVVGAGSAGCAVAGRLAAESSSRVLLIEAGGSDRRLAVRAPLANIRQFGTSLDWNYETDPEPGCADRRIPLHAGRVLGGTSAMNMMLWVKGSDLDYDGWDLPGWSWQDVAPVFARIEQGPMRIGRTPYPDDLSKRFVAAARAAGVCADDDVSGPDLDGAAMAPVTIHNGRRWSAPRGYLQRRSNLTVLTGAEVHRVVIRNGRAVGVEYRRRGGKVRQAFADQQVVVSAGAYRTPHLLQLSGIGPADHLRGVGITPVVDSPGVGQGLTDHPHAWAIWSLPPGRVGLSDASNPKWLLQWVFGRRGKFANSIVEAVAHIRSTADLPACDFQLMTCLADPLADPKAKLKPALAIGHSYWTPKSRGTVLIRSSDPATPPAIRMNLLTERGDVDALVRAVLRTREIMSTEPIVSALGREILPGPGSDIEERIRQTAMTTYHPSCTVAMGNQPDSPLDAHLRVRGVDNLRVADASALPRIPRANTNAASIMIGGRCADFLLAASPADPSVPAHG